One region of Duncaniella freteri genomic DNA includes:
- a CDS encoding type I restriction enzyme HsdR N-terminal domain-containing protein: protein MPSSTQNLPPQLNLPVAELSLRSGDKGVEVYDELRQKWLLVTPEEWVRQHFVHFLMSHMGVPRSLIANELGIRLNGMSRRCDTVVFDRALSPLMIVEYKAPDIKIDRKVIDQVMRYNTVLKVPYLVVSNGLHHYCIKVDADGNKCQLLTRLPRYEELT, encoded by the coding sequence ATGCCTTCTTCGACACAGAATCTGCCACCACAATTGAATCTTCCGGTTGCTGAACTGTCATTGCGCAGCGGCGACAAGGGGGTTGAGGTCTATGATGAGCTGAGGCAGAAATGGCTGCTTGTGACCCCTGAGGAATGGGTGCGTCAGCATTTTGTGCATTTTCTGATGTCGCATATGGGGGTGCCTCGCAGCCTTATAGCCAATGAATTGGGGATCAGGCTTAACGGAATGTCGCGACGGTGTGACACTGTGGTTTTTGACCGAGCTCTATCTCCCTTGATGATAGTCGAATATAAGGCTCCGGACATAAAGATCGATCGGAAGGTGATAGATCAGGTAATGCGGTACAATACAGTGCTTAAGGTGCCTTATCTTGTGGTGAGCAACGGATTGCACCATTATTGCATTAAGGTGGATGCCGATGGCAATAAATGCCAGCTCCTCACACGCTTACCGCGATATGAGGAGCTGACATGA